One part of the Rutidosis leptorrhynchoides isolate AG116_Rl617_1_P2 chromosome 1, CSIRO_AGI_Rlap_v1, whole genome shotgun sequence genome encodes these proteins:
- the LOC139840238 gene encoding uncharacterized protein has product MTFGAVTSTVHGMMKFPTLAGIATLYAERRRAIECVQINRTVVNPIVHEDGSVSSNPEFPDQKIIIGNTIAKETKEKLYKILATNLDVFAWQDSDMNGVPRHVAEHRLGVKPNIPPVCQKKRGMAPDRTKFLRERVKKLVDAGILREVKYQTWVANPVMVRKPDNSWRICVDFTDINKACPKDNYPLP; this is encoded by the coding sequence ATGACATTTGGAGCTGTGACGTCAACGGTGCACGGAATGATGAAATTTCCCACACTGGCTGGTATCGCCACGCTATACGCTGAACGGAGAAGAGCAATAGAATGTGTGCAAATAAACAGAACAGTTGTTAATCCAATTGTACATGAAGATGGTTCAGTGTCATCAAATCCagaatttccagatcagaaaattaTCATTGGAAACACAATAGCAAAGGAAACAAAGGAAAAACTTTACAAAATCTTAGCAACCAATTTAGATGTTTTTGCGTGGCAAGATTCTGATATGAATGGAGTACCACGTCATGTAGCTGAACATAGGCTTGGTGTGAAACCTAATATCCCACCAGTATGTCAAAAGAAAAGAGGCATGGCTCCAGATCGAACAAAATTTCTCAGGGAAAGAGTTAAGAAATTGGTAGATGCTGGGATATTGAGGGAAGTGAAATACCAGACATGGGTAGCAAATCCAGTTATGGTTAGAAAGCCAGATAATTCATGGAGGATTTGCGTAGATTTCAcagatataaataaagcatgtccaaaggacaaCTATCCTTTACCATAA